The stretch of DNA AGGAGGCCTGAGGTACTTCTATATAAAATGAGCATCAAAATATACATGGATGGAGAAGAACCTGAAAAAAAAACAGTCTCTTGACCAGAAAAACTGAAGTAAGACCCATCGTGCATGCCTCATCATACCTTCGCGTACGTGCATTCCACCAACCTAAGGCAACGAGACACCATCTCAAAAACCCCGGGCCCTCTCCACAAAGCATCACAGGACGATGCCAGACCATCGCGCTATCTCGGCACCGAACGCGTCGACCACCAAGCCGGCGACGGCCATGATACGGTACGCCACGCCGCAGTCCACCCCGCCGATGTCGCCGCTGCACGCCCAGGGGACGCCTCGCACTCCCGGCGCGTACTCCGAGCTGCCGCCGCCCTCGCCACGGCCCGCGATCACGCTCACCCCGCCGCCGTCCAAGAAGAAGCAGCGCCGCACGGCCGCGCGCTCGCTCCGCGCCATCCGCGCCGTGCGCGCGCTGTTCCGGTCCCTCCCGATCCTCGCCCCGGCGTGCCGCTTCCACGGCATCGTCCCGCGGCACGGCGGGCCGTCGCGGATGCACGACGGCCACGTCAGCGGCGCGTCGCGCACGACGGGGACGCTGTTCGGGTACCGCAGGGCGCGGGTGACGCTGGCGGTGCAGGAGACGCCCGGGAGCGTGCCCATCCTGCTGCTGGAGCTGGCGATGCAGACCGGCAGGTTCATGCAGGAGATGGGCGCCGAGCACCTGCGCGTGGCGCTCGAGTGCGAGAAGAAGCCGCCGGGCGCCGGCGCCGGCATCGGCCGCACGCGCCTGCTCGACGAGCCGCTGTGGACGGCCTACGTGAACGGGCGGAAGATCGGGTACGCCATGCGCCGGGAGCCCACGGAGGACGACCTCACGGTCATGCAGCTGCTGCGCACCGTGTCGGTCGGCGCCGGCGTGCTGCCGAACGACGTCATGGGGTGCGACACCGCCGAGGGGCAGGAGGCCGGCGACCTGGCGTACATGCGCGCGCGCTTCGACCGCGTGGTGGGGTCCCGGGACTCGGAGTCGCTGTACATGCTCAACCCTGATGGGAACAATGGGCCAGAGCTTAGCATCTTCTTCATTAGGATATGATGATCAAGCTTATGACAGTTTTCTGATTTTTTGCATTACTGAGATTTTGGAACTCTGAGGCTGATTTTGTTGTCTGGGTGAAAATGGGAGGTGCCAGTATGCTTTTGTTTGTATGTCAGTTGCCTTCGCCCCCAAAGACTCATTTTCTAAGCATGTGTAGAAGCAGCATTATTCAGGAATAAAATTTGTGTTTGTGGAATTGATGCATTTACGATTGAACTAGCAAATTTGGAAACAACTGAAAGACAAGATATGTTCAAGTGGAACGAAAGCTCTTTAAAGCTGTTCGCATTCTCGCAGCATCATGATCGATCTTCTTTTTCTCAAGGATTCGCAAACGCTCAAATGCTACAACAGAGTAAGGGTAGTGCTACCGTCCGATCAAGCGCGCGTCAACGCCCCAGACTGAGGCCGGCTCATTTTCAACTTCATGCTTCTGCACGCTCGCCGGCCGCCACGCGCTCACCCTCGGCCACCACGCGCTCGCCCGCGCTTGACGGCTGTCGAGTATAATGTTTATTTAGCAAACATAATATAATACAGATTTCGTATTTCACGTCTAGATGTAAAATAGTTATCTCACATCTAATTTTCTAGCCACATGATTTAAACATTAAGATTAGtatttctttgtttttttattGATTGTTCTTGTTCCTGTATGCGTCACTCACGCCGGGCATCATGGCAGTAGGCCGTTGTCTATCAATTGATGTTGCTCCTCCTACGTTGCCTCCTCGTTAGCTGTTGTGACCACAggtgaacttttttcaatcttcttttttgtttttttgtttttgtttttttgttcaAATTCGTAAAAAGAAAATCAtggcttttttatttttttcaccTTTTCACTTTTCCTTTTAAAACTTTCATGCTTTTTCCCATTGCTATTAGTTGACTGTCCATCATTAAACAAGGTTTGTATTTTTTGTCCAAGTTGCAAGTCTAACCTCAACTTGCAACAGGAGTCGATTTTATTTTGTCATAGTTGCAACCCCACCCTCGACCCGCAACTGGACTTCGGCATTTTTCGTCTCAGTTGCAAGTCCATTCTCAAATTGCAACCGGGCTAGAAACATTTTTTGTCCCAATTTTAAGTTTAGACCCAACTTATTTTTGTCCCAATTGCAAGTTCATCCTCAACTCGCAATTGATCTTTTTTAGTCTCAATTACAAGTCCACCATCGACTCGCAAATGCGGTCCGATTATTTTGTCCTAGTTACAAGTCCACCGTCAACTCACAACTGGACTCGACCTTTTTTTTCCTCAGTTGATAGCCCAACCTTGATTTACAACTAGGGTCAACATTTTTTTTGAGTTGCAAGTCCACCGCCGACTCGCAACTGGGTTCAATCttttttgtcccagttgcaagtccacccttgacTCGCAACCGGGGGTTGACCTTTTTTTGTCCCAACTGCAAGTCCACTCACGACTCGCAACTGAGCCCAATCTTTTTGTctcagttgcaagtccacccttggCTCGCAACTAGGGGTGGACCTTTTTTTGTCCCAGCTGCAAGTCCACTCTCGACTCGCAACTGGGTTTAACTTTTTTCttcctagttgcaagtcgaccCTCCACTCGCAAATGGGGCACGGTCTttttttgtcccagttgcaagttcACCCTTGACTCACAATTGGCCCCGAACTTTTTTTCCCAGTTGCAAGGCCATCATTGACTCGCAACTGGGGCCCGATCTTTTTCCCAGTTGTAAGCCCATCCCCAACTCGCAACCTGGGTCTGACTTTCTTTTATGTCCCAATTTTGCAAGTCCATCATCAACTCGTAACTGGGGTACGACCTTTTTTGTCCGAGTTGCGACACAGTGGGCGCGTGATTTTTTTGTGGCACGAAACAAATAAAaaatgcatgaacattttttaattgtCTCAATTATTTTTTGAAATGGCACAAAGAAATATTTGTGTACGTGCAAGCTAGCTAAAAGCAGCCTGACCGATTCTTTGACGGGACATACTAGTACTAGTTGCTCAATCTAGCCAGGCAATCAATTTGATCGATTCTAGGCTGTAGCAGCTCACCTACACATGCGACACAGGAAACGATTGGATCGCCACAACCACAACGCGGGACTGTGGCCAACAAGCACGTCAACGAAAAATGCGTAAGAGGCTGTAATTTTGATGATCAACAAACGGGAAAGACAATGAAAAAAGTGAGGTCATGCTGACATCATACTTAGATGTGAGATATTATCGCATATTTAGATGTGACATAGACGGACCCAATATAATATAGGATTTATTCTACTAGCCTTGTACTCTAAAATAACAGTGTACTTCTATATATATAACCACGAGGTTCAGGCAATACAATCAACAATTACATCAATCCCTTTCTCTCCTTTCTAACATGGTATTAGTCAAACCGAGTCAATCCTAACCGCTGCCCGCCGCTTCCGCCTCATGCTTCGCCCCAGGGGCGGTCAGCCTCCATGACCAGCGCCGAGGACCGCGCCGTCCGTACGTAGGGTTCACCCGCCGGTCGTGTTGACCGGCTGCTCTAGAGAGTCTTTTTCCTAATCTCTTGATCCAGGTTTTTTACTCTCATCGATCACTTTGATCGGCGTTTACTTTTTGGTTTTCCATCTAAGATCGGTTTGCATCGTCTGCCTACGCCGTCGACCCCCGTGCCTCTACTTCGGCATCGGCGTCGACTTTACACCGACCGCTTCATCATCAACCGCGCGACAAGGCTGGACGCGCCGTCCAAGGGACGCCTTCGTGCGTCGCTGTCGGCCGCTTGTTCGCGCGGTCTGTCTTCGTCATCATCACCCAGGACATCATCGATAATGTCGTCATCGACTTCGATGTGCGCGTTGTCCCCGCCATGACGCGTACAACACCGTCGTCGGTCCGATCAACTGATCACGCGTCTGTGTTAGCCAAGCACGTCCCCGACCACGCGCCTACTACCGATCGAGCCACAGGTTGCCGTCGCGTCGTCCCTTCGGACTGTTGCGTCGCCGCTCTGAGGTATTCCCGTCGGCTGCCTCGACCCGCACGCTGCTCCCACCGACACCGCTTCAGGCTGTCGCGTCGCGGCCCGTGGTCCACGTCGTTGCCCCGAGATCCTCCCGCCGGCTACCCCCGTAGTCGCCGCCGCCTTTGCGTCGCGCCCCTTAGGGCTGACGCGCTGCGGCATGCGGTATACGCTGCCTCCTGCCGAGCCGTCGCCCCCGGCCAGTGGTTCCTCCCACGGCTGCCCCGACCCGTGAGCCACCGCTAGACTACCTCTTTGGGCTATAGCGCCATGGAACGCGGTCACCGCCGCCGCCAGAGGCCGTCCCCGACATGCCGCCGCCGCTGCGTTgccccttcgggccgtagcgCCGCGGCCCGTGGTCCACTCTGTCGTCACCGCGTCGACTTTCCGTGGTATGCGCCGCGCCGCTTCCCTCGGAGCGGGAACGCCACCGTCCGCGCCGGTCTTCATCATGTTGTCGAGTTCCTTCGCCTACTTCGAGCATCGTCGCCGCACTCCTAACCAAGACGCCGCCACTCTTTTTTGGCCGCCTCCGCTACTACCTCCATAGCCGTCGTCGCCCGTTCACCCCATTCGTTTTCATCCAGCACTAGCCCGTCGCCAGCATCGCCGTCATCTACCCCGACCACTTCGTTTACTCCGACCACCATTGGTGACATCGACATCATGCTGATTGGAGCCACAACCTTCATCGAGTTTCCTTTTCTGCTGGCCCCTCCAACTCCTCGACATGGCGTACAACTCGTGTAGGTCCCTCGTCTAAGCATGCCCGGTGCTAGCAACACCGATGAGTGCCTTCATCCACGACGCGTCCCCAGGCCTGGCAAGCTTGTTGCGGCGCTTGGTC from Triticum urartu cultivar G1812 chromosome 3, Tu2.1, whole genome shotgun sequence encodes:
- the LOC125548736 gene encoding protein MIZU-KUSSEI 1-like is translated as MPDHRAISAPNASTTKPATAMIRYATPQSTPPMSPLHAQGTPRTPGAYSELPPPSPRPAITLTPPPSKKKQRRTAARSLRAIRAVRALFRSLPILAPACRFHGIVPRHGGPSRMHDGHVSGASRTTGTLFGYRRARVTLAVQETPGSVPILLLELAMQTGRFMQEMGAEHLRVALECEKKPPGAGAGIGRTRLLDEPLWTAYVNGRKIGYAMRREPTEDDLTVMQLLRTVSVGAGVLPNDVMGCDTAEGQEAGDLAYMRARFDRVVGSRDSESLYMLNPDGNNGPELSIFFIRI